Proteins encoded within one genomic window of Theobroma cacao cultivar B97-61/B2 chromosome 7, Criollo_cocoa_genome_V2, whole genome shotgun sequence:
- the LOC18593794 gene encoding S-locus-specific glycoprotein S13 encodes MMSSSEFASLSRLLVFLCLALQYINGTDTPEQGQSITFSKTVISAGMKFELGFFSPRNSSRYYVGIWFKFKVSTRTVVWVANREYPFLRNTSIFAINPDGNIVISDGRISYMLTNRTTSGNTYAMLKDSLHARLLDSGNLTLHDQISLEVLWQSFNYPSDTILPGMNLGNDRRYGVTWSVVSWRNADDPAPGSFSLELHSDKFNDSLIIMQGSKIYWTIPLNNFLRYNAYGWFRNGNNTVTCGLSDSSSIMQMVLGVFGQLKATDLV; translated from the exons ATGATGAGCAGCAGTGAGTTTGCTTCCCTTTCTCGCTTGTTGGTTTTTTTGTGCCTCGCATTACAGTATATCAATGGTACTGATACTCCAGAACAGGGCCAATCGATTACATTCTCGAAGACCGTTATATCAGCAGGTATGAAATTTGAACTTGGATTCTTTTCTCCCAGAAACAGTTCGAGGTATTACGTTGGAATATGGTTTAAATTCAAAGTGTCAACACGTACTGTGGTTTGGGTGGCAAATAGAGAATATCCCTTCCTACGTAACACTTCTATTTTCGCCATCAACCCTGATGGGAACATTGTGATTTCTGATGGAAGGATATCCTACATGCTGACGAACAGGACAACCAGTGGCAACACCTATGCCATGTTGAAAG ATTCTCTACATGCCAGGCTACTAGATTCAGGTAACCTGACATTACATGATCAGATCAGCTTAGAAGTTTTGTGGCAAAGTTTTAATTATCCGTCAGACACCATTTTGCCTGGAATGAATCTTGGAAATGATAGAAGATATGGAGTTACTTGGTCGGTAGTGTCATGGAGAAACGCAGATGATCCTGCCCCTGGTTCTTTCTCCCTGGAACTCCATTCtgataaatttaatgattctttaattattatgCAGGGTTCTAAAATATATTGGACAATTCCTTTAAACAACTTTCTTAGGTATAATGCCTATGGTTGGTTCCGAAATGGTAACAACACCGTCACTTGCGGTTTGAGTGATTCTTCTAGTATTATGCAGATGGTGTTGGGCGTGTTTGGGCAGCTTAAAGCTACAGACTTGGTCTGA
- the LOC18593795 gene encoding calcium-binding protein PBP1: MELDIAVDFEDYFPSMVERLGAEGFIGELCNGFRLLMDCERGLITFESLKRNSILLGLNDMRDDEIVCMLTEGDLDGDGALNQVEFCILMFRLSPGLMDGSKQWVEDYDVI; encoded by the coding sequence ATGGAACTCGACATTGCAGTTGATTTCGAGGATTACTTTCCATCGATGGTGGAGAGATTGGGAGCTGAAGGGTTTATAGGGGAGCTGTGTAACGGGTTCAGGCTGCTGATGGACTGCGAGAGAGGGCTGATCACGTTCGAGAGCTTGAAGAGGAACAGCATTTTGTTGGGGTTGAATGACATGAGGGATGATGAGATTGTTTGCATGTTGACTGAAGGGGATTTGGATGGTGATGGCGCCTTGAACCAGGTTGAGTTTTGTATTCTCATGTTTAGGTTGAGTCCTGGGCTAATGGATGGATCAAAACAATGGGTGGAGGATTATGATGTTATATGA
- the LOC18593796 gene encoding YTH domain-containing protein 1, protein MKKCELCEGLARMHCESDQANLCWDCDVEVHGANFLVAKHSRTLLCRVCQNPTPWLASGRNLSPAVSVCESCVGNNNKKNNGSICEVTDQQEESSEEEYEDDEEEEEEEEDHEEEEEEEEEEEEEEVEDGENQVVPWSGDSSSFSMSKPVSSLDSLSSSEGGDGGGLRLKRMREHLSFYSDDEFGCSSSHVGSGGSTNGEATSMGSSRLSKQPRLCEVNQSARNQDHSETESRSTAIISSLKRLQNHMITNDNDASATILGICRLSRDQSPLDFTSH, encoded by the exons atgaagaagtGTGAGCTGTGTGAAGGGTTGGCTCGAATGCACTGCGAATCAGACCAAGCAAACCTGTGTTGGGACTGCGACGTGGAGGTTCATGGTGCCAATTTCCTCGTGGCGAAGCACAGCCGGACCCTCCTCTGCCGTGTCTGCCAAAACCCAACTCCCTGGCTTGCCTCGGGTCGCAACCTCAGCCCTGCTGTCTCTGTTTGCGAGTCATGCGTCGGCaacaacaacaagaaaaacaacGGCAGTATTTGTGAAGTGACTGATCAGCAGGAAGAGTCATCCGAGGAAGAATATGAAGacgatgaagaagaagaagaagaagaagaagatcatgaagaggaggaggaggaggaggaagaggaagaggaagaggagGTTGAAGATGGGGAAAATCAAGTGGTTCCATGGTCAGGggattcttcttctttttcgaTGTCAAAGCCGGTGTCTAGCTTGGATTCTTTGAGTAGCAGTGAAGGTGGTGATGGTGGTGGTTTACGATTGAAGAGGATGAGAGAGCATCTAAGTTTTTACTCTGAT GATGAGTTTGGGTGCTCCTCATCTCATGTGGGCTCAGGAGGGTCAACCAATGGGGAAGCAACATCTATGGGCTCATCAAGGTTATCGAAGCAACCAAGATTATGTGAAGTTAATCAATCAGCTAGAAATCAAGATCACAGTGAAACAGAGTCAAGATCAACTGCTATAATCAGCTCTTTGAAAAGACTTCAAAACCACATGATCACCAATGACAATGATGCATCAGCTACAATCCTCGGGATCTGCAGGTTGAGCAGAGATCAGAGCCCTTTAGATTTCACTTCCCACTAA